In Besnoitia besnoiti strain Bb-Ger1 chromosome I, whole genome shotgun sequence, the genomic window CTGGCGGCTGATCCGAAGGAGCCGCCTGAGCGGCGGGCAAACACAGCAACGCATCTGGGCATTCGCTCTCTCAGACGGAGGACGGCAAGTGCGGCTCTTAAACGTTAATATTCACTTCCGAAAAGACTAAACCATATGGCGGATCCTCAGCGATGCATGTAGTCGTGGTCTGCAAAGCGTACTATGCCCTCTCGCAGTCGCTGGTTCTCCAGGTCATGGGGAATATCAGCCTATCCCGTCATACAGAGTCTGCGGTCATATATGGGCCCTTCCATTGTCATTTCCGTCGGCCGTCATGAGCTCGGGGAAAATGCATCTTTTTGATCGCTGGGAAATCTGTTGGCGTCCCGTCTTCCGATTGGTACCGTGTCTTTGAGTCACAGCAAATGAGATGGCGCGTACGCACGATGATGCATTATCTGCCCTCGCTGCTGTATCACTGAGGGACTTTCCGCCCGCTAAAGCAAGCTGCACCCCACTTCTCCTCTAACTATTCCGTAGTCTGAATCGTTCATCCATAAGAGAGAAATGTATATCTGCTCTTGCTGTCACGTTTCTGGCGCTTTTCAGAAACTACGGCGGCACCTCTTCATACAGGTTTCCCAGCGTGGGTCGCCGCTGCATTTTCAGCTGGACCGCTTCACGGGAAGTGTCCCGACAGAAAATGGGTTTTTAGCAGGGAGACATGATGAACTCCAAAGTCGCTATCGGCAACAAACGGCAAACCGGACAAACCCGGTTCGCTGTCAAAGCTGGGAAAGGGGATCAGTTAAACGGGTAAAGTAAGCTCATATGGAACCCCTGGCAATAACGATTGGCCGTCAGTGAGTTGACACCACCGCCCAACGCTCAGAAGGGAGGACATCATAGCCTCAACTACTCACAAGATGTTCATACGAAAATACAAGGGAAGAAAGGATCACGAATACCGTGACAGTCTTCGGTAATAACGGAGTGAATATTTCTATTAGCCTCTCCTATTCTCCTGGAGTGTTTTCAAGCCGATAAGAGACACCAACCAGTCCGAGTCTGGTTGACTATCTCCCTCTATTTGTGCCTCCCTTCAGGGCAGCCTCTCTCCCCTATCCTCCTTTACAaccgcgcgtctgcgcccaaCATATTTCGGGTTTCCGCAGTCGTGTGAACGCAGGTGCTCGGCTCGGCTTCAAGGCGTGTCTTACAGTATTGCTGGCTTGTGTCACGTGAGGCTGCACTTTAATGGTGACTGGAGGTACTTGAGGAGGGTCTATCGTATTGTGTGgttgcccccccccctccccccccgcaccCCGTTTCATTTTTGTACGTTTACCTCACCAAAATGCCGGTTACGGAGTAGTTTTGGATGAACATGCGTATACCTCCATATCTTCGGATTCCCTTCGCGCATACCCGGCCAAGATACGCCCTCCCTCATAACAACAAGCCAGCGAACTCGTAACCGGAGTCCGTATTTGCCATACGTTGCGCCGGTCGCCAGGTTGTCAGACAGCGTCCACACAGTGAAGACGCACAGTGATTTGCTCCTGCCAGTCCTTTTTTCGCGGCCAGCCAATGGGTGCGCAAAGAAAACAGTGTCTCGCATTGCGTTCTTTGAGACATCGGCGTGAAAGCCGCGCTGAAAAGTGAATCGTGAGCCGTTCGAGGTCACATTCCGCATGATGGCGGCTAGCCCCATAATCCGGCGACTTCAGTGCGGGTATGAACGTCTTGTAAAGCGCGGACACCTCCACGGTTTTGCTGGTTACTCCCATGCTgccagagagggagagacagcagtTTGTTGCTTCGTGAAGAAGCAGTCCTGTTTGTACACAGCAGCATGTTTTCGAGAAACCAGTGAATGCCAGATCCGCGTCGCGGTCGTGGGGCCTCTTTGAGATCAATGATGCTAGCGCAGCACGTTGTAGGCGtctggctgctgctgcgtctttgCGACGACATGGCTATCAGTGCGATGCTGGGCAGCTGCGAAGGGGCCGTCGGTAATGTCGTGACAGTGCATTCTGTTTACACTCTTCCCTGCATGATTTTCATTGCATGCTGCTTTGTAAGGAGACCCGCCTTACAGCCATCAAGGGTGGCGACGGAATTTAAAGGAGCGACCCAGCCGTTTGTCGCGTGGCGTTCgctcgaggaggctgcgccgaGCCGCCCATCTCCATCAGCATGCGCACAACAGTTTCCCGTTTCGGTCAGTTGCTCATGAATGGCATCAATTGTTGGCCTCCCATTGTTCATTTGTAGTCTTCGTGAGGACTAGTTCTTTTACCTGTAGGACATTCGCTCGCGAAAGTGGCAAATTTAGAGTTTTCCGGCAGGGCTGCAGTCAGGTGCCGGTTCGCGGCGACATCATGGGGAACTCTGGCGGCGAGGCCACTGGCCCGCTGACCCCCGCGGTTACGGACGATGGCGTGAAAGCGAAAATGCAGCTTGTAGTTGTCATTTTACAGATCTTGGGAGTGTTTGGAGTCGCCGGGTACTGCGCGTTTGCCTCGGTTGTTGACCCTGTCTCGGTTGGCTTTTTCTGCAATGACGACAGCATTCGCTTCCCTTTGCTCCCTCAGACGGTACCGGCTCTCGAAGCTTCGATGATTGTCATTTTGATCCCCACTGTTTTGATTATTCTTGTCGATACTACCACGTGGGTGATGTACGGCGAAAGATTCGGTCGGTACGTCAACCTCGTATTCTGCAGGCCCAGTAGCATTCTCGCCCTCTATTACCAGTCTCTGGGCGGGTTTGTCTTCGCCATGCTGAGCTGTTATGCTATAACATTTACAGCAAAAATCAGCGTAggacgcctgcggccgcattTCCTGAGTGTATGCCAGCCGGACTGGAAAGATATAACCTGCAGTGACGCCAGTGGCTTCCTCTATGTAGACAATTTTGTCTGTCTTGGCACAGACAAAGCTGCAATCAAGGAAGCACGGGTCTCTTTTCCGTCCAGTCATTCAAGCAGCAGTATGTGCGCAATGCTGTATCTCGTTTTGTACCTGCAGTCTCGCCTGGTGTGGCTATCGAGATCTGGAGTGAAACCCTCTCCCGTTGCGTCGAAATTTACCGAAACGCTGTGGGGCATTATCAAGCTCTTGTGCCCCTTCGTGCAGTTGGTAGCCTTCGGTGGCGCCTTCTTCATTGGCATGTCTCGGATAAAGGATAAATTTCACCACCCTTCGGATGTTATAACAGGGTTTGCTATCGGTGCCACCACTGCTGTGTTCACTTTCTTTTATATCGCGGGTCTTGGCTCGTATTCAAAAGGATCGGCTAAAGAGGGGCAAGAGGAAGAGTTGGAGGAGGATGTTTGATGCAGGTACTTTCGGTCAACCCTAGCAGGGGAAGAGCCGTGAGGCTGGGTGCACACCGttgtgcgccgcgcgcgcgttaCTGGCGTAATAACGCcgagacagcgagggcgcAAGATTGGGGCTTCCCATAATATTCAGTGAGTTTTGCGTCGTCAGAGGGGTTAtgcggcctcgtcttcgaGGTCGTCTGTCGTTCTGTTCTGTATTATGTGTTTTCGTTTGACTTCATCCGTTTCCGTCTTCTTTTCAATTGGAGGCTCCGTGTACGGAGGCTATAGCGCGATGCAGTCATTGTTTGAACCATGCGACAGTGGTTGCGAACTGTTGGTGGCGAGCCGAGTAGTCGCAGCTTTTTCAATGAAATGCAGGGGTCGCGTTTCGAGGCGCATACTGTGCGTCGGCATCAGGTGTAgttgcagctgcaggcgcttccACCCACTTGGCGTTGCACTGAACCGCACAGATAGTTATCAGTCATTCGTGTTGGTTCTCGCTTGTAACTGAAGCGATATCTTGTGTTATCCTTGATTTGTTGGTCTTCGTAGTTGACCTGGATCAGCTTCTTGCCCACGCTTGTCCCTCATCTTCCACGAGGGCTTTTTTCGTTCCGCTCAGAGCAAAACACGCAGACTACTTACGCCGTCTGCTGGTGTCTCCCCAGAGGGTGCGTAAGCATCTGGGAACTGGCTTTGCAGCGTCCATTTCGCACGCACTATCAGCATCTATGCGTGTGTGACGTAAACGTTCAGTCACTGATAAGTCTAGGAGCTAAATACGCTTTGAGCCACTGGAAATTGGGCGTAGGTGAGGAAGTATTCGCCGAATGTATTGTTTGGAAATGCGCTGCACACAAAGGTACCTGAGGGATTAGTTGGAGACAGCTTCCGCACCCGGAGCATCTTGATGCCAGTCAAAGCGCACCTAAGCTGACGTCTACACTGGGGTGGAGCTGGCTACGATAACGTGCAGGTTGAAGTTCTTGCTCCTTCAGTGCTCACTGCTGAAGGCGGCCCTCGCAGTCTCTCAGCAGTGGGGCACACGGACGATCTCTCGTGAGTTCCCCTTGCGTGGAACGTATGTGAACCCCCGTACAGTGCTCTTCACGTCAGAGTAGATGTATCGAGAGTGTCTTGCCCTTTACCATGAGCAGGCACTCCCTATTATTGTGTGAACGTCACACAATTCATTTGCTCACTCGGCACCGCTGGAGCTTCCCTCTTGAACAGAGGTGGTAGCTACCTAAACCGTACGCAGGCTGTGCAAGGCCCAGTTTGACCTTGCGCGGTGCACGTTGGCGCTGCTAGGTTAGATTAGCTGCGCCGGTTCTATCGACATAACAGAGTGGTGTCACTGACGAACTTGGCAAAGCGAACTGTTCAGTGTCGCTGGGTCGCCTGCTTATATTGTCACCTCCCTGAATAGCGCCTAGCAGCCTTCTAAAGTGTGTGAACTGTCTTTTTGAGTTGAGCCGTTGTCT contains:
- a CDS encoding PAP2 superfamily protein (encoded by transcript BESB_005810) produces the protein MGNSGGEATGPLTPAVTDDGVKAKMQLVVVILQILGVFGVAGYCAFASVVDPVSVGFFCNDDSIRFPLLPQTVPALEASMIVILIPTVLIILVDTTTWVMYGERFGRYVNLVFCRPSSILALYYQSLGGFVFAMLSCYAITFTAKISVGRLRPHFLSVCQPDWKDITCSDASGFLYVDNFVCLGTDKAAIKEARVSFPSSHSSSSMCAMLYLVLYLQSRLVWLSRSGVKPSPVASKFTETLWGIIKLLCPFVQLVAFGGAFFIGMSRIKDKFHHPSDVITGFAIGATTAVFTFFYIAGLGSYSKGSAKEGQEEELEEDV